The following is a genomic window from Ahaetulla prasina isolate Xishuangbanna chromosome 9, ASM2864084v1, whole genome shotgun sequence.
GAATATAATCTTCACTGAAATTTAGTTTAAGGAAGATGTATTAGTGGTTCATTTTATCATGTTCATCtattacaaataaacaaaaaaagatatttcattttgggttttgcttttttttaaaaaaaaagttttttgttcTGAAACATTCCCTATCAAATGTTAGGTTGATCTGGCACTTCAAAGGATAGAAGTTTTTAGGAAATTGAGAACCAACTTCGCTTGCCAAACAAAGCATTTCAAATCAAGAGCAATGTATATCAACTTCATAATTTATTTGTTCCACCATTCAGCATATGCAATAAATTAATGCCCATTACTacagcatcatcatcatccacaTAGCTTATTAACTTGTTAAGTTCATTACTATggcagaaatagaaaaaaaaaaaaagtgaatgtaATGTCTCATCAAAGAGACTTTCATAGTTCAGAAAAGTCAGGaggaaagtttcttttttttaaaaaaaaaagaagaagaagtttgTGCAACTTGTTTTAAAAAACGGAAGAGAAAACAGGATTGCTTCACACCAGTCCTGGAAACAAAAAGTTCTATCTCAGGAAAATAGTTGACTTGCAGACCTTCTCCGGTGCATTTTTAGCAAATGCAAATGGATAAACGCGGATTGCTGCCTGATCTCCTGTGATCCCAGCAGAGAAGAGAAAAGCACCTTATGGAAGGTTTTGCGCGCTCAATAAACACACGTCCAGAAAGACTGTCAGGCAAGCCGGCCGTTTAgtccaggagaaaaaaaatcacacacagaGTCTATTTCTCCCTCCAggctgccaggaaaaaaaatgttgcagTTGTCCGTTCCGCCACTTTTCCATCCTTTTGTGGCTCAGGATCTGctgctttcatcattttgatgAGTGAGTGACTCCCTTCGGAGGATTCAAGTTGGATTCTGCAGAAGACGTGCACACAACGCAGTGAGTGAGGATGGAACGACCCCTGACTGACATGTCCAAGCATCCTCTATCTCGGTACCAGGCGTTGGAGATGCTGGCGAGCGAAAAGGATAACACCAGCAGAAGAGctgtgcaatatatatatatatattttgtgtgtgtgttgatcaCCATCTTGCTTTTGTGGCTCTTCAGTGGATTTTGATGGAATGTTTCCCGAACTTCAGGAACTGGAAAAGTTTTTCTCGGGTTCTCTGCTTCAGAGCCATGAGGGATCTGGCTTTTTCCTCCAGATCTTGGTCGGTGGCCAAGATAATCTTAGCTCTTTCCTCTGCTTTCCTGTCGCCGGAGTTTTTGAAGAGCTTTTCCAGAGTCTCTTGATCCAGGTTCTCAAAGATGTTGGGCACAGCTTTCTTACGCAAGGCGGTGTCGAAGCGATAGCCGTGAACGGATGGGCTGACTCTCAGAGAGGTGGACATGCTTGCTGGCGTCCGGTTTGCTCCTCACCACTTCCAAGGGATGTCAAGAGGCAGCCGTAGGGTTGGCCTGGTGAGTTGTTTGCCCGTAGGAAGCCGGTAGAGAACTCCTGGGCATGGCACTGCTATTTAAAGGCAGCCCAAAGGCTGAGGAGGAAGCTCATGTTACAACGATGACATCACGACTAGTTCAACATCCAATAATCAAAAGCCAGTTTAACAGTTGAAATGCcagttttctcctctctctccctctctctctctttctctttctctttccctctccctctctctctctctctctttctctctctctttccctctctttccctctctttccctctctttctctctctctttccctctcttactctctctctctcctctctcctctctctctcctctctttctcttctctctctcctctctttctctctctttccctctcttcctctctcttctctctctctctctcttcttctctctctctctttcctctctttctctttctccttctttctctctctctgtctctgcctctctctctctcactctctctctctctctctctttcctctctctctctctctctctctctccctctttctctctctctctcctctctctctctttccctctctttccctctctttccctctctttctctctctctttccctctcttactctctctctctctttctctctctttctctctctctttccctctctttccctctctttccctctctttctctctctctttccctctcttactctctctttccctctctttctctctctctctctctccctctctctctctttctctttctctttccctctctctctctctctctctttctctttctccctctctctcactctctctttctctttctttctctctctttctctctctctctttctctctctctttgctctctttcctctctttctctctctcttcctccttccctccctctttctctctctctctctctctttctctcttcctccttccctccctctttctctctctctctctctctctctctctctctttccctctctttctctctctctctctctttctctctctctttccctctctttctctctctctctctctctttctctctctctttccctctctttccctctctttctctctctctctctctctctctcagaataACTTCTGCAGTGAAACAGGGCAAGAAAAATATCGCTCGCTTTTATCAACTGAACGAATTTGCTTTGGGAGATTGATAAAAGGCACGTAAAAGAAAAACGAAAAAATTAAGAGAGACGAAAGTTTCCAAGCAAATCTCCCACCCACCTCCCACCGAGTCATTATGCAAGGTATAATTTAATCCTGGTGAAAAttaagggatgggggggggggaaacagcctcTTCGTCTGGCCAGTACAGTTTTGGCACGCTTTGATATTTGCTTTAAATGTAAAATGCATGAGGACTCCTATTTACGTAAAAGGTATTTTGAAGTCCCTTTTCTCGCCGTACGTGGCTTTTTGAAACACACTTTTCGTAAACAGACGTCTCAGATTTTTTTAGGCTAGAAAAGTCTCAAAATATTCAGGAGGGACAGAAATCAAGAAATAGCTAATGCTCACTCAAGCCTGACTCCAAGGAACATCAGATATTTGCCACTcctggaaaaagcaaaaaaaagggggggattttttttcccagcatCCTAATTAAAATTCAATGATAGTCTTGGATTCCATGTCCTTAAACTCTACTGTAAATATCCCTTATTCACCACAGAATTCCAACGAGGCCTTCCTATTTTGCTGTTTTAAattttacagattacagattaacagagttggaagggaccttggaggtcttctagtccaacccccagcccaagcaggacaccattcctgacagatggcagtcctgtctcttcttgaaagcctccagtgatgaagctcccacaacttccgaaggcaacttctgttccactggttgattgttctgtgtTGGAACTACTTCCAGCGTTCTTGGCCAGCATGCTGGGAATTATAATCCCCACATGAGTAGAAGGCAGTTGTCCGAAAAAGTCACTGATTTCCCAGAAGCTTTTCAACCAAGCTGAGCTTTCCCTTACACCAAGTTTCTGACTGGATGAGGAATGCCATTTTGAGCATAAGAGATTTTCTTCTTTCCCTGgattgtttctgttttttattttattttattttttattttattattttttattttattttatttatttcatttcatttttattttattttattttagaaaccaggtttctctctctctctcgttatcATAACTCTTCCTGTCACTTTAATTAAAAATCTTTAGCGTCAAATGACAAGAACGatttgttttttccttccctgGAGAAGGAAAATATGGCCAAAAAGCTTGACAAAGCCCCAAACCAGAAAGATGGGAAATCTGAGACAGCCCTTCAGCCACCTATCAGTAATGGCTGCTGTTGGGAAACTCTTTTGTGTTATCCTGTGATCATGAAGGCAGAGTTCACAAAACATACTCAGCAGCAAACCTGTCTTACGGCTGTAGCGGCCAAATTCACAAACATACTAAACTTCAAGCGATGTTATTCCCAGTTATGACTTGGCCTAATGTCAGTACACAACCAAAACACCAAAACAAAGTGGTGAAATCCGGCTGGACCTATCCAGTTCGCACGAACCCGTAGCGCCAGCGGTGAGAGGATCCAGCCACCCACCAGGACCTCATTACGTCCCGTTTTGTGCGCAGAAGAGGTGCGCACAAGTGTAGCGAGCCCGCATGCTCAcattcctgaaccggtagcaaaggtaagtgcgtTTCACCACTGACCAGACATCTCCAACATGGCATCTTCCAGATGAATTGGACTACAGTCCCCGTTGTTCTTTTAGTAAAcgcataacagaatagaataacagaattggaagggattttggaggtcttctagtccaacccgctgcttaggcaggaaaccctacaccacttcagacaaatggttgtccaatcttttcttaaaaacttggagcattcacaacttctggaggcaagttgttccaccgattaattgttctcactgtcaggaaatttcttcttagttctaagttgcttctttccttgatccttttccgtccgttgcttcttgttctatcctcaggtgctttggagaatagcttgactccctcttctttggggcagcccctgagatattggaacactgctattatgtcacccctaattcttcttctcATTGAGCTAAAAGAAAGCTATAGACTAGCCAACGTGGAACCTTGCAAATGCACTAAAGTGCAGCTTCCATGACGCTGATGGTTGGGAATAATGGGAGCGGTAACACTCCCAATACGCCTGCAAGTAACTGGGAGAAAGCTACAATGGGCCAAGGCCTGCAAgtatggtgagaacaatcaaccagtggaacagaggttgccttcagaagttgtgggagtttcatcactggaattttttaagaagagactggactgccatctgtcagaaatggtgtagggtctcctgcttgggcttggaggggttggattagaagacctccaaggccccttccaactctgatgttccaTGTTCTACTTTGACTTGGTGATTCTAATGATGTTTGGACCAGTCTCTGGCTGTTACATTAACTCTTATCATTCCTGATGCAGAATGCCAACGAAAAGAATTGGTAATCAAACTCAGGAGAAGAACAAGTGAGCagcaaataaataattcagaatgATCGCGCGGGTTCCTTCTTTGACACGGAAGGCTGAAATGAATTTAATATATGGGAGAGAAGGGCTGCTGTGACTTGCTAAGGTGAATTAATGGTCAAAAGGCCTTGGGGAGATTCTTAAATCAAAATAGCCTCTCATCTACCTTTATCCTCGCTTTTAGCTAAGCCTTTGGGGTGACCCTCCATAGATGGGAAGAGCCTTCTTTGGAATGTTTTACCTTATCCTCAGTCCTAATGCATTTCTCAGGATATGTCATCTTCAAGAACATATTGATCATTACTGATGCTGCCCAATGGAGCCTTTTACCTACAAAAAATTATGCCAAGAAATGATAAGGGTATCCAACCAAAGCTCTTACAGGTATCAGAGGATAAGCACTCCCAGCTCTACTGTTAGTCATCTTAAATTTTATCAACcatgtatttccttccttccttccttccttcctccctccctccctccctccctctttctttctttctttctttctttctttctttctttctttctttctttttattctttcttcctttctttcttcctttcttttgtccttttatttcttccttccaccttccttccttccttctttcatttctttctttcgtcctttttatttcttccttccaccttccttcctttttttcttttttctttttatttcttcctttctccttccaccttccttttttcctatcatctttctttcctttcttcctttttatttcttccttcctccttcctccttccaccttccttccttccttttttctttttatttcttccttccatcttccttccttccttccctcctttctttctttctttcttccttccttccttccttttttcttttttctttttatttcttccttcctccttccaccttccttccttccttccttccttccttccttcctcccttccttctttcccctagCCAGGTCTTCCCTACATTTAGTGGACTAGTctcctagtgaacaatcacttaaatatgagccagccattgtgctacagctgccaaaaaagccaacacagttctaggctgcatcaacagagggatagaatcaagatcacatgaagtgttaatgccact
Proteins encoded in this region:
- the TCIM gene encoding transcriptional and immune response regulator, producing the protein MSTSLRVSPSVHGYRFDTALRKKAVPNIFENLDQETLEKLFKNSGDRKAEERAKIILATDQDLEEKARSLMALKQRTREKLFQFLKFGKHSIKIH